The proteins below are encoded in one region of Candidatus Krumholzibacteriia bacterium:
- a CDS encoding rhodanese-like domain-containing protein, with protein sequence MRAPWKFLAAAALIGTTMAMTLVGDPTLDDRLAWQHDQLEETLVSRDVHVHPGELLELMHDDLVRLRIVDVRDESDFNLFHLADAERVDCDALQSTWGHDLVDDAIVVITGNDEARAESAWRMLRARGVRNVYVLAGGLNRWVELFSEPEPQPHEPTASVASAAAALLLPVQTESCLSEEPFAWGLSAALGDRHPASLPDAHRLEPLDYQDKVKRTVKAPKLSGGCG encoded by the coding sequence ATGAGAGCCCCCTGGAAGTTCCTGGCGGCCGCGGCGCTGATCGGCACGACCATGGCCATGACCCTGGTCGGCGATCCGACCCTCGACGACCGGCTCGCCTGGCAGCACGACCAGCTCGAGGAGACCCTCGTGTCGCGCGACGTGCACGTACACCCCGGCGAGCTGCTCGAGCTGATGCACGACGACCTGGTGCGTCTGCGCATCGTCGACGTGCGCGACGAGTCGGACTTCAACCTGTTCCACCTCGCCGATGCGGAACGCGTGGACTGCGACGCCCTGCAGTCGACCTGGGGCCATGACCTGGTCGACGACGCGATCGTCGTGATCACCGGCAACGACGAGGCCCGCGCCGAGTCCGCCTGGCGCATGCTGCGCGCGCGCGGAGTCCGCAACGTGTACGTGCTGGCCGGCGGGCTGAACCGGTGGGTGGAACTGTTCAGCGAGCCCGAGCCGCAGCCGCACGAACCCACGGCATCCGTCGCGAGTGCCGCGGCCGCGTTGTTGTTGCCGGTGCAGACCGAGAGCTGCCTGTCCGAGGAGCCCTTCGCGTGGGGCCTCTCGGCCGCACTCGGCGATCGCCATCCCGCGTCGTTGCCCGACGCACACCGCCTCGAGCCCCTCGACTACCAGGACAAGGTGAAGCGCACGGTCAAGGCGCCGAAGCTGAGCGGCGGCTGCGGTTGA
- a CDS encoding MFS transporter: MTDPFLRTLGRRLAAADDAEHVDDLHVDVRESWPDNFAAQLVARTASKIGDVLASPRHVLTWWLAALGVPSGLLGALVPIREAGALLPQLWLGRFMARRAYRRGVYVTGLFVQAAAIGAIALAASSSRGVLLGVLAVVSIGVFSVGRAAASLSSKDLLGRTVPNGRRGRLGGTASSVAGLLTLAAGLTLGLRRSEDPGIAPLVLVVGAVVAWAVAGWLARSIEEPPAAVDGNGASIRYGLRLLRDDPDFGRFCLARGLLAGTVLSMPYVTMLASRGTDGASAGLGALLVAASAAQFVSGWLWGRAADLSSRRTLVVGGLAAATVLATVFVVAGLGLAGTPAAVVFGILYFLLALAHEGIRQGRKTYVVDLAPDDLRPLYVAVANTVMGSVLVLSTALGAVASAYSERTLVALLAVLGVAGSLVALRLREVEAD; the protein is encoded by the coding sequence GTGACCGACCCCTTCCTGCGCACGCTCGGCCGCCGCCTCGCCGCGGCCGACGACGCCGAGCACGTCGACGACCTGCACGTCGACGTGCGCGAGAGCTGGCCCGACAACTTCGCGGCCCAGCTCGTGGCGCGCACCGCGAGCAAGATCGGCGACGTCCTGGCCAGCCCACGCCACGTGCTCACGTGGTGGTTGGCGGCTCTGGGCGTGCCGTCGGGCTTGCTCGGTGCGCTGGTTCCGATCCGCGAAGCGGGTGCCCTGCTCCCCCAATTGTGGCTCGGACGCTTCATGGCCCGGCGCGCGTACCGGCGCGGGGTGTACGTCACGGGACTGTTCGTGCAGGCCGCGGCGATCGGTGCGATCGCCCTGGCGGCGTCGTCGAGCCGCGGCGTCCTCCTCGGCGTGCTCGCCGTCGTCTCGATCGGGGTGTTCTCGGTCGGTCGGGCGGCGGCCTCCCTGTCGTCGAAGGACCTGCTCGGGCGCACCGTGCCCAACGGTCGGCGCGGGCGTCTCGGAGGGACCGCCTCGAGCGTAGCGGGTCTGCTGACCCTGGCCGCCGGCCTCACCCTGGGCCTGCGACGCTCCGAGGACCCCGGAATCGCCCCGCTGGTGCTCGTCGTCGGGGCCGTGGTCGCCTGGGCCGTGGCCGGCTGGCTGGCCCGCTCGATCGAGGAACCGCCCGCCGCGGTGGACGGCAACGGTGCGTCGATCCGCTACGGCCTGCGGCTGCTGCGCGACGACCCCGACTTCGGCCGCTTCTGCCTCGCGCGCGGGCTGCTCGCCGGAACCGTGCTGTCGATGCCCTACGTGACCATGCTCGCCAGCCGCGGCACCGACGGGGCCAGCGCCGGACTCGGCGCGCTGCTCGTGGCCGCCTCCGCCGCGCAGTTCGTCAGCGGATGGCTGTGGGGACGCGCCGCCGACCTGTCGAGCCGGCGGACCCTGGTCGTCGGCGGCCTGGCCGCCGCCACCGTCCTGGCCACGGTCTTCGTGGTGGCCGGACTCGGCCTCGCGGGAACACCCGCCGCCGTGGTGTTCGGCATCCTGTACTTCCTGCTGGCCCTCGCCCACGAGGGCATCCGTCAGGGCCGCAAGACCTACGTGGTCGATCTGGCTCCCGACGACCTGCGCCCGCTGTACGTGGCCGTGGCCAACACCGTGATGGGGTCGGTCCTCGTCCTGAGTACCGCCCTGGGGGCGGTGGCGTCGGCCTACAGCGAACGCACGCTGGTCGCCCTTCTGGCCGTCCTGGGGGTCGCGGGAAGCCTCGTCGCCCTGCGTCTCCGTGAGGTCGAAGCGGACTGA
- a CDS encoding YeeE/YedE thiosulfate transporter family protein: protein MGPFALDGITSILVHLAIGFGFGFVLERAGFGDSRRLAAQFYLRDMTVLKVMFTAIVTAMVLVHFAWAIGWVDLSRVFVNPTYLASGVVGGLIMGVGFIVGGYCPGTSLVAAATLKLDGVFFVLGVTLGVFVFGEVVPSFWDFFQNAGAMGRFTLADWLGIPTVLVTFLVGCMAVFMFWGAERLEAVFGDAPREETTETPDATTEVAR, encoded by the coding sequence ATGGGTCCCTTCGCACTCGACGGAATCACTTCGATCCTGGTCCACCTGGCCATCGGCTTCGGCTTCGGCTTCGTGCTCGAACGCGCCGGCTTCGGCGACTCGCGGCGGCTGGCCGCGCAGTTCTACCTGCGCGACATGACCGTGCTCAAGGTCATGTTCACCGCCATCGTCACGGCCATGGTGCTGGTGCACTTCGCGTGGGCGATCGGCTGGGTCGACCTGTCGCGCGTGTTCGTCAATCCCACCTACCTGGCCTCGGGCGTGGTCGGTGGACTGATCATGGGCGTCGGTTTCATCGTCGGCGGCTACTGCCCCGGGACGAGCCTGGTCGCCGCCGCCACGCTGAAGCTCGACGGTGTGTTCTTCGTACTCGGCGTCACCCTCGGGGTGTTCGTGTTCGGTGAGGTCGTGCCGTCCTTCTGGGACTTCTTCCAGAACGCCGGGGCCATGGGCCGCTTCACGCTGGCCGACTGGCTGGGGATCCCCACCGTGCTCGTGACCTTCCTCGTAGGGTGCATGGCGGTGTTCATGTTCTGGGGCGCCGAACGGCTCGAGGCCGTGTTCGGCGACGCCCCGCGCGAAGAGACCACCGAGACCCCGGATGCCACCACGGAGGTCGCGCGATGA